A DNA window from Luteolibacter luteus contains the following coding sequences:
- a CDS encoding DUF1501 domain-containing protein: MNSSDFNRYDEPTRRRFLSNAAKMYLGVNLFPAMSGLASAAPTAAATPKAKSVIYLYMSGGMSHLDTFDPKKKKEVMGPTETIPTKATDIMVGKWLPKTAGVMDKVCVVNSMTSRQGAHEQGTYIMHTSYDMRGTVKHPSLGAWVMKLGGRHNPEIPGYVAIDSSQEYSGGGFFGAKYAAAPIGSPTDGLQDSKKPGSVSQEEFDRRLSLADRLNKQFHGRYQNADVKAYEELYQEAIKLMNSKDLKAFNIKDESASTRELYGNGRFAQGCMLARRLVEHGVRFVEVQLGGWDTHYDNFAAVEGRCKELDQGYAGLIMDLASRGMLKDTLVVVATEFGRTPEIKTEHNDGRDHHPAAFTCLLAGGGVKGGYKYGETDPSGERVKTNPVTPQDFNATIAAALGVPHDLTVMSPSGRPFQFADKGKPVMDLFA, translated from the coding sequence ATGAACTCCTCGGATTTCAATCGCTACGACGAGCCGACCCGGCGCCGCTTTCTTTCAAATGCGGCCAAGATGTATCTCGGCGTGAACCTGTTTCCGGCAATGAGCGGCCTCGCATCGGCAGCTCCGACCGCCGCGGCCACGCCGAAGGCAAAGAGCGTGATCTATCTCTACATGTCCGGCGGCATGAGCCACTTGGACACCTTCGACCCGAAGAAGAAGAAGGAAGTGATGGGACCCACCGAAACCATCCCCACCAAGGCCACCGACATCATGGTGGGCAAGTGGCTGCCTAAAACGGCCGGGGTGATGGACAAGGTCTGCGTGGTCAATTCCATGACCTCCCGCCAAGGTGCCCACGAACAGGGCACCTACATCATGCACACCAGCTATGACATGCGTGGCACGGTGAAGCATCCTTCCCTGGGTGCCTGGGTGATGAAGCTTGGCGGCCGCCATAATCCGGAGATTCCGGGCTACGTGGCGATCGACTCTTCGCAGGAATACTCCGGTGGCGGCTTCTTCGGTGCCAAGTATGCGGCAGCTCCGATCGGCAGCCCGACCGATGGCCTGCAGGATTCCAAGAAGCCGGGTTCGGTTTCGCAGGAAGAATTCGATCGCCGCCTGTCCTTGGCTGACCGCTTGAACAAGCAGTTCCACGGCCGCTACCAGAATGCGGACGTGAAGGCTTACGAAGAGCTTTATCAGGAGGCCATCAAGCTGATGAACAGCAAGGATCTGAAGGCCTTCAACATCAAGGACGAGTCGGCTTCCACCCGCGAGCTCTATGGCAATGGCCGCTTTGCCCAAGGTTGCATGCTTGCCCGCCGCTTGGTGGAGCACGGCGTGCGGTTCGTGGAAGTGCAGCTCGGCGGTTGGGATACCCACTACGATAACTTTGCTGCCGTGGAAGGCCGCTGCAAGGAGCTCGACCAAGGCTATGCCGGCCTGATCATGGACCTCGCGTCCCGTGGCATGCTGAAGGACACGCTGGTGGTTGTCGCCACCGAGTTCGGCCGCACCCCGGAGATCAAGACGGAGCACAATGACGGTCGTGACCACCACCCGGCTGCTTTCACCTGCCTCCTGGCTGGTGGCGGTGTCAAGGGTGGCTACAAGTACGGCGAGACCGATCCGAGCGGCGAGCGCGTGAAGACCAATCCGGTGACCCCGCAGGACTTCAATGCCACCATCGCTGCCGCGCTCGGCGTGCCGCATGACCTGACCGTTATGTCGCCATCTGGGCGTCCCTTCCAGTTTGCCGATAAGGGCAAGCCGGTGATGGATCTCTTTGCGTGA
- a CDS encoding S1C family serine protease has protein sequence MTMLAPEGSSGTVQCPGCSQQFVLEAKVPVVPVVQARAVPSHPQQAAPGRSARPSPTPRPQGRGAPGRPSQEAKESKAPFYGLGAAAVALVGVVVWLKTGGHKPVAPPAPPAPPEEARALSPAVVPAPAAPVDPEKAKLNEELKKIKDAMAAKELKEREESERAFDTVQTEAVARYNQEKEKFLDYFTTEFFAGDKEAARTFMDVQRDVMWGMSNLMNDGDSSNDPKSEDELKDYVAKRLVLWFEKKPVLSKWLEDNQKDARKFVDELMEADPETKTDRGPAFDFAKYVGVGSGFWISADGWILTNEHVVGSAKRVDLRLRSGDVVEAEVVKADPVNDLAMLKTSSGSQAWLAVSKGDNDLSLGRTVFTVGYPNPMLQGVEPKFTDGRISAASGVGDRKDSYQTSIPVHRGNSGGALVDFSTGWVVGIVNAKLMGSDGERADNVSYAIKCSVVSGFIDKIPEAKAAMLKNPPKAPAKGDEQEVISRATEASVLILRPR, from the coding sequence ATGACCATGCTCGCCCCCGAAGGTAGCAGTGGCACCGTTCAATGCCCGGGATGCAGCCAACAGTTTGTCCTGGAGGCAAAGGTTCCTGTTGTCCCGGTGGTGCAAGCGCGTGCAGTGCCTTCTCACCCGCAGCAAGCAGCGCCCGGCCGGAGTGCCCGCCCTTCGCCAACTCCGCGCCCGCAAGGGAGGGGGGCTCCCGGTCGTCCGTCGCAGGAAGCGAAGGAGAGCAAGGCTCCCTTCTATGGCTTGGGTGCGGCGGCGGTAGCTCTTGTAGGCGTGGTTGTCTGGCTGAAGACTGGCGGTCATAAGCCGGTGGCACCGCCGGCACCTCCAGCTCCACCCGAGGAAGCACGGGCCCTGTCACCTGCCGTGGTTCCGGCTCCCGCGGCTCCGGTCGATCCGGAGAAGGCGAAGCTTAACGAGGAGCTGAAGAAGATAAAGGACGCCATGGCGGCCAAGGAGTTGAAGGAGCGCGAGGAGTCGGAGCGGGCCTTCGATACCGTCCAGACGGAAGCGGTGGCGCGCTACAATCAGGAGAAGGAGAAATTTCTCGATTACTTCACCACGGAGTTTTTTGCCGGAGACAAGGAGGCTGCCCGGACTTTCATGGACGTCCAGCGGGACGTGATGTGGGGGATGTCCAACCTGATGAATGACGGGGATTCCTCGAACGACCCGAAGAGTGAAGATGAGTTGAAGGATTACGTGGCGAAGCGCTTGGTCCTCTGGTTTGAGAAGAAGCCGGTGCTTAGCAAGTGGCTTGAAGACAATCAGAAGGACGCCCGAAAGTTTGTCGATGAACTGATGGAAGCTGATCCCGAGACCAAGACGGATCGGGGGCCGGCTTTCGATTTCGCGAAGTATGTTGGCGTAGGGTCCGGCTTCTGGATCTCTGCAGATGGCTGGATCCTCACTAATGAGCACGTGGTTGGATCCGCGAAGAGAGTGGACCTCCGTCTGCGCAGCGGCGACGTCGTCGAAGCGGAGGTCGTGAAGGCTGATCCGGTGAATGACCTTGCGATGCTCAAAACAAGCAGCGGTTCGCAGGCTTGGCTCGCCGTGTCAAAGGGTGACAACGACCTCTCGCTGGGGCGGACGGTTTTCACCGTCGGCTATCCTAATCCCATGTTGCAGGGGGTGGAGCCCAAATTCACGGACGGGAGGATCAGCGCGGCATCGGGTGTCGGTGACCGCAAGGATAGCTACCAGACTTCCATTCCGGTTCATCGGGGGAATTCGGGCGGGGCGCTGGTGGATTTCTCCACGGGCTGGGTTGTGGGGATTGTCAACGCCAAGCTGATGGGGAGCGATGGCGAGAGGGCCGACAATGTGAGCTATGCGATCAAGTGCAGCGTGGTGAGTGGATTCATCGACAAGATCCCGGAGGCCAAGGCGGCGATGTTGAAGAATCCGCCCAAGGCTCCGGCCAAAGGGGATGAGCAGGAAGTGATCAGTCGCGCCACCGAAGCGTCCGTGCTGATTCTCCGCCCCCGATGA
- a CDS encoding helix-turn-helix transcriptional regulator, whose product MSNSSDHDILTVLDAAGPQWAELQAWKAVPVEPAVNGSITLNGPAFVYRWENGLGPVKVSFWPEQEGRISTGNGHLLAIEPGLGTIRLKLPGREPMVVGAVDPVIYQQIGELTGEAQSAFQGQSGEKWSRDLVIVAAAMRLAALTREAAAAAAGPDRGTKRSPRKDQLVTQLHEWLRPNLEKSVKLGDAAKRFSKSPRQLIRILKETTGAGFAEHLTMHRLTLARALLMRSGQSVMDVARASGFNSREQFIRSFNKAFGWTPLQFRKAWNQAALSDSELAELCQVSERSAVEWLPVGSVAASPEEDREGDPHTVVVANALHEIVELFWVTPQGKRARIDVLERGGMVFVNRDNGGSCWIVRSPGSGRERYFRTPNDHALAVVTAATMEG is encoded by the coding sequence ATGTCCAATAGTTCCGATCACGATATTCTCACTGTCCTCGACGCGGCCGGCCCGCAATGGGCCGAGCTTCAGGCTTGGAAAGCGGTTCCGGTGGAGCCCGCGGTGAACGGCTCCATCACGCTTAACGGACCCGCTTTTGTCTATCGTTGGGAGAACGGTCTGGGACCCGTAAAAGTCTCTTTTTGGCCTGAGCAGGAGGGCCGGATTTCCACTGGAAACGGACACCTCCTCGCGATCGAACCTGGTCTCGGCACCATCCGCCTGAAACTGCCCGGCCGTGAGCCGATGGTCGTGGGTGCCGTGGATCCGGTGATTTACCAGCAAATCGGCGAACTTACCGGCGAGGCTCAGTCCGCTTTCCAAGGCCAATCCGGCGAAAAATGGTCCCGCGACCTCGTGATCGTGGCCGCTGCAATGCGACTGGCGGCGCTCACTCGGGAAGCCGCCGCTGCCGCTGCGGGTCCGGACCGCGGGACCAAGCGTTCCCCGCGCAAGGACCAGCTGGTGACCCAGCTCCACGAGTGGCTGCGCCCGAACTTGGAAAAATCCGTCAAGCTGGGCGACGCCGCCAAGCGCTTCAGCAAGAGCCCGCGCCAGCTGATCCGAATCCTGAAGGAAACAACCGGTGCCGGATTCGCCGAGCACCTCACGATGCACCGCCTGACCTTGGCCCGCGCCCTCCTGATGCGCAGCGGTCAATCGGTCATGGATGTGGCCCGCGCTTCCGGCTTCAACAGCCGCGAACAATTCATCCGCTCTTTCAACAAGGCCTTCGGCTGGACCCCTCTCCAGTTCCGCAAGGCATGGAACCAAGCCGCGCTGAGCGACTCCGAATTGGCCGAGCTCTGCCAGGTGTCCGAGCGCTCCGCCGTCGAGTGGCTGCCAGTCGGCTCCGTCGCCGCAAGCCCGGAGGAAGACCGCGAAGGCGATCCGCATACCGTGGTCGTGGCAAATGCCCTGCACGAGATCGTGGAGCTCTTCTGGGTCACTCCCCAAGGCAAGCGTGCCCGTATCGACGTGCTCGAGCGCGGCGGCATGGTCTTCGTGAACCGCGACAACGGTGGCTCGTGCTGGATCGTCCGCTCGCCCGGTTCCGGTCGCGAGCGCTACTTCCGCACACCGAACGACCACGCCCTCGCCGTCGTCACCGCGGCAACGATGGAAGGCTGA
- a CDS encoding OmpH family outer membrane protein — protein sequence MKRAAALVTTLIMASLPAFAAPPKVAMVRVADVFRQLEGTVKANEEIQTKREALKKDRRQVAIDEMVADLQLRGKKLAEAGTTIDPETRKTLEREFLLKRQEAKSLEEDFESYRAEKNKEINAEMVAGMRTRLDLIRVTAEKIAKQDGYDWVFDSSGQTNTGVPLVLYSKNPTDLTDRVLAVLGPAKNDPKTGSTKPPAPPKKNQNR from the coding sequence ATGAAGAGAGCCGCCGCCCTTGTCACCACCCTGATCATGGCGTCGCTTCCCGCTTTCGCCGCCCCACCGAAGGTTGCCATGGTGCGGGTCGCCGATGTCTTCCGCCAGCTTGAGGGCACGGTGAAGGCAAACGAGGAGATCCAGACAAAGCGCGAGGCCCTGAAGAAAGACAGACGCCAGGTCGCGATCGACGAAATGGTGGCCGATCTCCAACTGCGCGGTAAAAAGCTCGCAGAAGCCGGAACAACCATTGATCCGGAAACCCGCAAGACGCTCGAGCGGGAATTTCTCCTCAAGCGCCAGGAGGCAAAGTCACTGGAAGAAGATTTCGAATCCTACCGCGCCGAAAAGAACAAGGAGATCAATGCCGAGATGGTCGCAGGAATGCGGACCCGGCTCGATCTGATCCGCGTCACCGCTGAAAAGATTGCCAAGCAGGATGGTTATGACTGGGTCTTCGACAGTTCCGGACAAACCAATACCGGCGTGCCGCTAGTGCTGTATTCCAAAAACCCGACCGACCTGACCGACCGGGTCCTGGCAGTGCTCGGCCCTGCCAAGAATGACCCGAAAACCGGCTCGACGAAGCCCCCCGCCCCGCCGAAGAAGAATCAAAATCGCTGA
- a CDS encoding NAD(P)/FAD-dependent oxidoreductase produces MNPRQNRVVILGGGVIGMCSAYYALRRGFQVTVIEREAAGGDNCSMGNAGMIVPSHFIPLAAPGMISKGLRWMFNPESPFYVRPRVNLDLARWGWLFYRSSTAKHVEETRELLRDLNLESRRLFAELSDEEDFGLEKRGMLMLCKTAKGLDEEAEVAKAAREIGLEAEVLDAGGAAEIDPDITMDVAGAVYFPQDCHLDPARFMASIRKRVAALGGEIVSGVEVDGFETKSGKVTALKAGARKFEGDEFIVAGGSWTPGLLEKAGICLPLQAGKGYSLTLPNPPELPGVCSIFVEAKVAITPMGRSLRFAGTMEVGGLDLSINPSRVRGIVKSVHAYFPKFSETDFEGVKPWAGLRPVSPDGIPYLGRAPKLANLTVASGHAMMGLSLGPVTGSLVVDLLANERPFRSITQMAVERFA; encoded by the coding sequence GTGAACCCTCGCCAAAACCGGGTGGTCATCCTGGGCGGCGGGGTGATCGGAATGTGCTCTGCCTACTATGCCTTGCGCCGTGGTTTCCAAGTGACGGTGATCGAGCGCGAGGCCGCGGGTGGCGACAATTGTTCGATGGGAAATGCCGGCATGATCGTGCCCAGCCATTTCATCCCGCTTGCCGCTCCCGGTATGATCTCGAAGGGCCTGCGCTGGATGTTCAATCCCGAGAGCCCCTTCTATGTCCGTCCGCGGGTGAATCTGGACCTCGCCCGCTGGGGATGGCTTTTCTACCGGAGTTCCACCGCGAAGCACGTGGAGGAAACCCGGGAGCTGCTGCGGGATCTGAATCTGGAAAGCCGCCGCCTCTTCGCCGAGCTTTCGGACGAAGAGGACTTCGGCCTCGAGAAGCGCGGGATGCTGATGCTCTGCAAGACGGCGAAGGGCCTCGATGAAGAAGCCGAGGTCGCCAAGGCGGCACGGGAAATCGGTCTCGAAGCCGAAGTGTTAGATGCTGGCGGGGCTGCGGAGATCGATCCGGACATCACCATGGATGTGGCCGGTGCCGTGTATTTCCCGCAGGATTGCCATCTCGACCCGGCGCGCTTCATGGCCTCCATCCGCAAACGCGTGGCTGCGCTTGGCGGCGAGATCGTGAGTGGCGTGGAGGTTGATGGCTTCGAAACGAAGTCGGGCAAGGTGACCGCCTTGAAGGCGGGCGCCCGCAAGTTCGAAGGGGATGAATTCATCGTGGCCGGCGGCTCGTGGACGCCTGGCTTGTTAGAAAAAGCGGGCATCTGTCTGCCGCTGCAGGCAGGCAAGGGTTACTCGCTCACGCTGCCGAATCCGCCCGAATTGCCCGGCGTCTGTTCGATCTTCGTGGAAGCGAAGGTGGCGATCACGCCGATGGGGCGCAGCCTGCGCTTTGCGGGCACGATGGAAGTCGGTGGCTTGGATCTTTCCATCAATCCCTCTCGCGTGAGGGGCATCGTGAAATCGGTGCATGCCTATTTCCCGAAGTTTTCCGAAACCGACTTCGAGGGCGTGAAACCATGGGCCGGACTGCGGCCGGTATCTCCGGACGGGATTCCCTATCTCGGCCGTGCGCCGAAGCTCGCGAATCTAACGGTCGCCAGCGGTCACGCGATGATGGGGCTCAGCCTCGGTCCCGTGACAGGCAGCCTGGTGGTGGATTTGCTCGCGAACGAGCGTCCCTTCCGCTCGATCACCCAGATGGCCGTGGAGCGGTTTGCCTGA